In a genomic window of Magnolia sinica isolate HGM2019 chromosome 14, MsV1, whole genome shotgun sequence:
- the LOC131225880 gene encoding uncharacterized protein LOC131225880, producing the protein MGVASDTGMEKGEETVVVVTDETEERKEEDGGEEEKKKEAGEESSEKEVKISRLQASNPVPPIQIQTPSPAQTRTLFSEPPLQTPQQQPSLASLNSTEYTNRISLFLFLFHMTIAITAVCFLIFKAIQGLLRNGSTQTKEKEVLEFWLPQIEGSAIISIILAWAWQKAFREWPEIMVRIILWSSFVFSLSAGILLLCFSMAPTDGVGVALIAFAVGNGLYACWVTQRIHFTAKVISVSLKPVAKFSDLNQPTFWMLGVGFMWMSLWNFAVIGALNFYVPPLIIIGLLLSLAWVTEVMRNVVNLTVCRVVSLYYLRGMQAETQFCFQRAMSQNLGSACLGSLFVPAIEALRIVARVLNLLKGEDEFMFSCAHCCLKVMEAIFRYGNGWAFVHIAAYGRGFVTASQSTWALFERTRMEPLVDADITSSICFLTGTASGSICVIFAAAWTYSEHKSYTATVSMLAFFIGYLMTRIGMALPHSCVSCYYVCYAENAGNRRLFDDTIPRQLDAIQSSRDGGMPTPRLPRRFTT; encoded by the exons ATGGGGGTTGCTTCAGACACT GGAatggaaaaaggagaagaaacaGTGGTTGTAGTGACAGATGAGacagaggagagaaaagaagaagatggaggggaagaagagaaaaagaaagaagcagGGGAAGAATCGTCTGAGAAAGAGGTGAAGATTTCGAGATTACAAGCTTCAAATCCAGTTCCTCCCATCCAAATCCAAACTCCCTCTCCTGCCCAAACCAGAACCCTCTTCTCCGAACCTCCTCTCCAAACCCCACAG CAACAACCCTCATTGGCTTCTTTGAATTCAACAGAGTACACCAACCGCAtatctctcttcctcttcctcttccacaTGACCATCGCGATCACAGCCGTCTGTTTCCTCATCTTCAAAGCAATTCAAGGCCTTCTACGCAATGGCAGTACACAGACGAAGGAGAAGGAAGTGCTGGAATTTTGGTTGCCTCAGATAGAAGGGTCCGCCATCATAAGCATAATCCTTGCTTGGGCATGGCAGAAGGCCTTTCGGGAGTGGCCCGAAATCATGGTCCGCATCATACTCTGGAGCAGCTTTGTATTTTCACTCTCTGCTGGGATCCTCCTCCTCTGCTTCTCCATGGCCCCCACTGATGGAGTCGGTGTGGCCCTCATCGCCTTCGCGGTCGGCAATGGCCTCTATGCTTGCTGGGTCACACAGCGGATCCACTTCACTGCCAAAGTCATATCAGTATCACTCAAACCTGTCGCCAAATTCTCCGATCTCAATCAACCCACTTTCTGGATGCTTGGGGTGGGGTTTATGTGGATGTCATTGTGGAACTTTGCAGTGATCGGGGCCCTTAATTTCTATGTCCCGCCGTTGATCATCATCGGTTTATTGCTCAGCCTGGCTTGGGTGACTGAGGTGATGAGGAATGTTGTGAATCTGACGGTTTGTCGGGTGGTTTCTCTCTATTACCTGAGGGGAATGCAAGCGGAGACACAGTTCTGTTTTCAGCGGGCCATGTCTCAGAATCTTGGGAGCGCTTGTCTTGGGTCATTGTTCGTTCCAGCGATCGAAGCTCTGAGGATCGTTGCGAGGGTGCTGAATTTGCTCAAGGGAGAGGATGAATTCATGTTTTCCTGCGCTCATTGCTGCCTGAAAGTGATGGAGGCGATCTTCCGCTACGGCAATGGCTGGGCATTCGTTCAT ATAGCGGCGTATGGGAGGGGGTTCGTGACCGCATCTCAGAGCACATGGGCACTTTTTGAGAGGACTAGAATGGAACCATTGGTCGATGCAGACATCACGAGCTCGATATGCTTCCTAACAGGCACGGCGAGTGGCTCGATTTGTGTCATTTTTGCTGCTGCTTGGACCTACTCAGAGCACAAAAGCTACACGGCCACTGTTTCCATGCTCGCCTTCTTCATCGGCTACCTCATG ACGCGGATCGGCATGGCTCTCCCACATTCGTGCGTGAGCTGTTACTACGTATGCTATGCTGAGAATGCAGGAAACCGCCGCCTCTTTGACGACACCATCCCCCGCCAGCTTGACGCGATACAATCTAGCCGAGACGGTGGCATGCCCACCCCTCGATTACCCAGGCGCTTCACAACATAA